In Chiroxiphia lanceolata isolate bChiLan1 chromosome 11, bChiLan1.pri, whole genome shotgun sequence, the genomic window AACCAGTGACCATAAGCATGCAAGCACGAGTAGTACACCACACTGCCAAGCGTGTCAAGAACACAACACTGcaagttttttaaaagtaaaactgaggtataaaaactttaaatttaaatgatATCCCAAATGGAGTACAGAAGCCTTGTCTTTTCTAACATTTGTTAGTTCACTGAACAAGtctatggatttatttttttgggaaGTTACACACATTCGTGGCTGCGGCATCTTGGCAAATGAAACCGGTGATAAATATCCACTGCATCCAATGGAATTGTCTCCAAACAATTaaatttttcctctcaaaaactTATCAATATGTAACACATCTTCTTATTGTCAAGGAGCACTTAACTAGGTGCTTTACCAAAAATGTGCATCTTTTATTAGAATATGAAGATATGCAAACTCAGACACAGATGGGCTGCAAAAAGGAACAAATCCCACAGTGGGAATCCACTTTCTGTTCCTTGGAAATGAAGTAGCAGAAAATGATTCCAGCAAAAGGGGACAATGGTACTTCAAAAATTTGACCTTGGAACTCAGCCCAGTATCCACAATGTTTGAAATAATCCCCAAGATGGACATGTTTTACATTACTGATGGGGAGCAATGTTTGCTCAACAGCGAGTTTGTCCTGCAAGCCCTTATATGGCTGGATGCTCTTCATCATACCCTGACCTCCAGGTTTCAACTGTCATAACTAATTCCTCCTCTGGAAGCAGATTTTGGCAACTGCTGTGATTCCTCATTGCATTTACTTACCTCTAATTCTTCCTAAAATTTCCTTTACCTTACAAGCGTTTCCACTGTCATCAGGTGCAACAACTCCCTTCACAGTATGTCTTCCCTCTACTATCACCCTTTTCCACTGATCATTTTAATTCTGAGGTTAATGTTTTtaacagagcagaaaatctCACATTCACTATTATTTATTCAGTGTGTTCTCTTCTACTAAAatggggtggggttttttgctggtTGTTTTTGACTTCTGCCTGCTTAAGTAACTCAGTATTATCCGAGCACTGCAGAAGAGTTCTGAGCAAGAATCAGGTTCCAAGAGCATTACAACATTATAAAATCACGTTTCTGAAAATATGGCTGAAAGAAGTGAGAAGGGCTTTGAACTCTTTACATCTTTGACAGCTCTGCGATGTTAGAGGTTTATATTCAGGAATTGATTATGGCAAGGGTATTCATACAAACTTTTGGGCATCTAGGAGTCAGCTGATTTTAGAGGATGGGGTACTGTAAAGTTTCTTTGTAGTGAGAAAACCAGTTTTCTAAAAGGCTATTACAGAGCATTCATTATTCTCCTGTTTTGTACTGTCCACTATAGGAGTTGTTCACTCTGCAGTGACCACAGAGGCAGCAAAGGAAGACAAGAAACCAGCCCTCCCAGGGTAGTAAGGTACCTAAAGATAAGGCCATGACCCCCCTTATAAAGTGTCTCCCACACCCCTAATGTTTGGAGGATTTCAGAATCTCAGtataaaaaaaagttgtctCTAGCTGTAAACTCAGTTCTAATGACACAAACTCTCAAATTAATTGCAatagaaaacagtattttcattagTGAATAGAAAGGACAGTTCTACTGTACTGTTTAAAGCATGAGCCCATCAGGAATAACCAGTTAAGAAGAATGAGCAAGAGTAAGGAGGGAACATCCATCGTAATAAacactaagaaaataaaaagcatcttgGAAACGGTTGCTTAATTCATTTGGATACAGGTTTCTAAGCTTTTACCCCTGTATCATTTTTTGAAGTCAAAGAGTTTTCCTTAGTTCTGGTTCACTAGCATTTCAGTCATATGTTTTCAAGAGAGCAGATATCTAAGGACATACCTAAACCTGTCACACAACTGTAAACTGAACTTTCACGTGTAACTGTAACAGTGTAATGACCTGCAAATTTGCACAGGTAGGACCAGAATGGaattttgcatatatatatatatatatatataaataaaatagagtacacagccttttttttttttaaagtccatCCTTTTCTATTTGACTCTTCCATATTCCTTCAATCAACAGGATTGTCAGTGCCATAATCTGACTTCCCCACACATTTTGTACAGACTTAcgttgtttcctttttcttgtagCAGCTTCAGGTTCTCTTTACACTGTTTGAGCTCTTCTGTGAGTGACTGCTTCTCCTGCTCAGCCACCTCATACTTTGCCTTCAGCTCGGAGAGCACAGTCTGTGTTCTTTCATACTAAAGACAAAGAGAGAACAGTCTGTGGACCCCTGGACACCCAACACATGCTGACATTTGCTTAGTGCAcagcttccttttctgtcaTCTGCCTGGAATAACTTGTCTTGGATCAGTACACTCTTTTTTCACAGAAGCAGTGTAGAGtttagatttcctttttttttcctaaatgaagATTTTTGCCTGACTTGAAGGGCTAGAATTACTAAAACCAAGGAAATACAAAGTAAATGCAAGGTCTTAATTTGTGTCTTATACCAATTATTCATTATCATACTGGAAAGGACTGTAAAAACTaggaagataaaacaaaaaagaggggAACAAGGAGTCCTTCACGTTTGAATAGTTGTCTTACATCTAGGCTGCAGCTTCAATCCCTACACCCAGCAAACAGGTGCAAAAATCAGCATTCTGTATGAAGTAAATCAAAACCTCTTCCCACAATGCCAACTCAAACATAAGGCaggcattaaaaattattatgcCTTGTACTGTCGTGCCATAATCCTCAGTGTGGGTCAATTACAAACAGTACTGGGTGAATGTGACACATGTTCCTACAGGATGGACAGACTTTCCTTTTTCAAACCCACATTCCATTTTTTCTAGAGATCACAAACTTTCTAGTAGTCCTCCTGACAGGGACAGAATCAATGATTTTCAGTACTGGCATTTACCACAAATTTAGAAAAGATTAGGCATCTTGACAAATACATCTGATTACAAAAACACAGACTAACAGGACTGGGATTTTACAGTTCTGAAAATTGTAAGGAATGTGACACGGATGAATTATCAAAGAAAAGTAATGTAAAAGAAACTAAGAGCAGTGATTGGAGAAACACTCAAAATGCTTCTAAGAGGAAGCAAGTGTCGGAAAATATGTCCTTCTTCCAGACAATCCTTAGATGCCAGGCAGACGAAATACATGCTCAAAATGCTGACCCTTATGCACTTGCAAGTCATCTTCAGCAGGCCAATGATCCAGTCAGATGAAAGGAGATCTTTGTAAAGAATGTATAGTTCCACTCATATAACTAGAGAGATCAGACTGACTCAAAAAGAATCAATTTTGAGTCATAACAGCTAGTAAAACTCTAGACCATGATGTTCAGTAGACTCTGAATAAGAATTTACCCATCTGAACAGCTTAAAAGTAAATTCACTAGGGTAATGCATCAAAGTAAAGCTTAGGAAGGTCCCAATGAACACAGAAGTAATTTTACCtgaaatcttcctttttaaatctAACTGCCAGTTTATATTTTCTTAGCTACCATTAAGTGCTTGCAATACAATTATGAAAAAATTTCATTACTAGAAATCTTTTTTAGTACTagaaaacttttccttttcttttagctGAAAAGTCAGTCATTGGGCATTACATTCCCTCAAAATGGAACCAGTATTTTGTGTTACCTCTTTCTGAACGTCTTTTGCTTGACTCTCAGCTTCACTGAGCTGAGTTTTCAGACTAGCTGCATCCCGTTGATGTTTTTCTCTCAAAGATCCCATCTGATTTTCAAGTTCCTTTCGAGACATTTCAAGAACACTTATATCGCTGGTCAGTGCTAAACTCTGTTTCTGagagctgcaaaacaaaatcacattGATTCTTTATGTATCTTAAACAAGCACTTTTCATCCTCAAAAGCTTCACACATTATTTTCAATGTGTAAATATCAGCTTagaacagtaacagaagcaCAGATCTTTGTCTCTTTGTACACAGTACTGACACAAAAGGCTGGCCATGatcttgctttaaaatatatgtcCACAGTTTACTGTGTATAACTAAccataatttataatttaaataagttataactaatttttattttcttattctaaaTTTTATTACTCAAAGGATTTGCTATTATATACTCCaaagtattttgaaacaaatttgtAATAAGAAGTCTGTTCAAGGTTGTTCAAAGCATTTCACTTGTTTGCACATGTGCTTCTGCTTACTCCCCTTGCATAAGCTAATAGCATGAATAGTATGTTCAACTGTTTAGTGCAATTGGGTAATAATCAGAGAGCTCAAAATTAGGCCATTAAACATCAGTGTAATAGCCAAGTAGTGTTAATTCATGcctgtgcaagaaaaaaaaataaggaagagaTCCTGCATATTTCCATTATGCAAATCCTGTAATTTCTCGTCTGACCTTGTGTATGCAAAAAACAGAAATGAGGGCATAATGAACCAAAAAAGAAAGGTTTGAATCctgaaaaataatacattacTTCTGGAATGTTTACTGTGAgacattttcaattttcaattACATCTTACAACGCTGAGGAAGCCACAAGGGAAAAGAGACCACACATATATCTAAGCAGATCCACAATAAAACAAAGTTGTTGTCCCATATTTAGTCTGTGAATTATATTCCAGTatctaaaactgaaaaaaaaaaaacaaaaaaggtagATGAAGGGATAAGAGGGGAAGTTGTTTCCAAGTAGAAGATTTAGATGGCCTTGTGCAATGTCATGTTctcaaacagcaaaagaaatacagtacAATACACTCTAAAACCCCTCCCAAAGGATATGACGCCACCTGTGATAAAAAAAGatctatatttttctcttaaggAAAAGATGATCTAGAACATGGTTTCTGCCCACCATTTCTATTTATACTGTGACAGGCTATCACAAGACACCCAACTGTTTGAGAATCATTTTCCACCCTGAACACTAAGAAAATTTGAGGTTAGGAAATCCATGTAGTTTATTATCTTTTAAGTGGAAGGATAACTGTTAAGTCTAAATTCTTCCACAATGCATGCTTCCAAGCCCTtattaaaagcagcaaagtTGGGTTACCTTATGATGATAAAACATGACAAAAGcatttgtaaaacagaaaaacataactTGGGATAACAACTGACATGGAAGTGTTCAGCCCAATACTCtgatataaataaaatctcaaTGCATTTATTGAAACACCCTCAGACATGTAGTacctctcttatgaggaaagaaCACCAACAAAACTCTTCAGCTACTATGGTACCTCCTAGACAAACCTTACCTAGAGAGCTCCTTCTCTTGTCGCTGAAGTTCAGATGTAAGCaaagtattttccttccttaGTTTAACACATTCAGCTTCCAGAGCAAGCCACTCTGCCTTCAGCTTTTCAAGTTCAcctgcaataaataaaatttaattcaattgagtaaaattatttcatgaCTGCATCAAGTAGCACAAgctaatacattttaaatttaacattttttatgttaaaaatgaGATGGTATCAACAGTTTCATTAAGCcataaaatacagttatttgTCTTGAGTAAAGCTTTGCCAGAATTAAAAAGCCTGAAGCTCTCCCTTTATGGGCTTAAATTACAGAAGTTACACAAATCCTCTTGGAAATCTGCAGCAGTCTGAGTCCCTCAACTGTAGAAGTTTTCCATCTTTTCAAAGTGGAATTATAGTTGGTCCTGATATCAAAGTACATGAGCTAATTTAGACAATTACTATTTAATGAAGCATGCAAAACAGCTTTTGTAACACTACAAGCCTTGacacacatacataaatatacatatttgtgtataaatatatatatagacagAGTAAATGACTCAAAGGGACAGACCAACAGTGATTTGAGCAACTGCCATTCCTCAGAGTGAGAAGGATGCTGTGTTAGCACTGGTCTGTGACATCCTTTCAAAGGAGTACCTTTTAAGCGAGTGgcctcttccttctgctgatCCTCACACTGCTGGCACCTGAGCTGAAAACTGGCTTGCAGGTCgacaatttctttctcataATCCGAGGCATCTTTCCGCCACCGCTCAAGCTCCGCTCGCACCGTCTGCAGCTCTGCTTGCAAAGTGGAAATATCTGTGTCCCGTTCTGATGCTGCCTTTTCTGCTACTTGCTGAAGTGACAGAATCTCATTCTGAGCACTGACTAGTTCGTTTCGAGTGCTTGAAATCTCGTTCTCCTTTTCCTTACGAAGATTCTCAATTTCTTCTTGTAGTCTTCGCAACTGGGCTGGAAAGTGACAttaacatttgtattttttaaaactgtatttagagaaaatctaaaaaaaccATAACTCCCTTTCTCAACTTGTCGATATTTAACAGGACTAAAGAAGCccaatgcaaatgaaaaaaatatattaatcttGTCAAATGCTGTACTGACAGAGACATGTACGTGGGCCATGTAGCACAGagtcaaaagaaacaaaaatgatgTCTGAACAAAGCTTCCTTAGACAAAGCTGTGTTGTGTGTGTGATACTAAAGCAACTCTCCAAAATCTGAAGCAGGATTTAGATCCAACTTTATTGTAAGCAAAACAAGGATTATAGAACAAGGACATTGGGGCTTTCaggaacaagaggaaaaggaagaaggctTCTCTGACAAGACAAACACTTGCAAAGCTACACTGGAAATGTTCGCCTGTTCAGCAGTTAACTTGTGATGTCTATAAAAATTTGAGGCACAGGGTCTAAATTTTGACTCCATGCTCAACATGTAGCAGAGGAAgtaaacattatttctttgcaaaaagcctttttcaaAGCACAAGATGAATTCTGAATGAAAGGGACAGCTGCTCCAAATATACTGAGCTAGAAGGTCCTTTAGCATTTACAGCTACTGTAAATGTGCAGCAGGCATGTACACAGTAGGCTATGTGACATTTCTGCATGAAGCAAACCTTATAGGTTATTCCCACCCAAAACTGTTTCATTACCAAAGACATCTCTGAGCACAACGATTTTTCATGAACACACATGCAAACAGAATCAGTGCAAACAGTTGGACAAAAAAGTACAGTACAGAGGAAAAACTACAGTTAAACCCCTGACTGATGGGAGCAAAGTGTTTaatttgctgtggttttgttttactttttaaagaacacGTATCAGAGTTCACATGTATTTCATTGATTTTAACATGTGAAAAAgcaattattaaattaataaagaattactctgagaagaaaaggtaaaattctTCACAGGACCTGAAAACCTAATGTACGATACTGTGGAGGGTCAGGATCACACATTTAAAGTTACATGTTTCAGAAGCAAAGGGCCAAATGAGGACAGTGGAAACTGCTATCCACTATGGGGTGGATAACAAGACTGAGTAACCCTCCTAGAttacttgtatttatttctgtcctCTCAATCCATTACAGAAGATGACAGGGAGAATGTGAGTGAGTCTAGCTGTAAACTGATGCAGCATCAAAGCTACTCAAGAGACACCTGCACCTTCATGACAATTATACTTGATATTTTTCAGTAGCTACATAGTAATACAGAAAGAATTCATATACCAGTACAGTCTAGAAACTTTGGTGTTAGTTGATGtacagcaaagaagaaaaattcagctttttttgcTCTCCTCTAAACTGAAGCAAGACATTTAGCTCATTAGAGAAACTAAAGAACCCATGAATTGCCCAATTCCccagtttggaagaaaaagacagcATGGGAAAAATATGATAGCTATTGTACTTTGCAATAGGTAAGAGCTATTATAGACAAG contains:
- the SLMAP gene encoding sarcolemmal membrane-associated protein isoform X37, whose product is MHLSSENQARVKESNDLSDTLSPSKEKSSDDTTDAQMDDQDLNEPIAKVALLKDELQGAQSETEAKQEIQQLHKELIEAQELARTSKQKCFELQALLEEERKAYRVQVEESNKQINALQAQLRRLQEEIENLRKEKENEISSTRNELVSAQNEILSLQQVAEKAASERDTDISTLQAELQTVRAELERWRKDASDYEKEIVDLQASFQLRCQQCEDQQKEEATRLKGELEKLKAEWLALEAECVKLRKENTLLTSELQRQEKELSSSQKQSLALTSDISVLEMSRKELENQMGSLREKHQRDAASLKTQLSEAESQAKDVQKEYERTQTVLSELKAKYEVAEQEKQSLTEELKQCKENLKLLQEKGNNRQWPWMPVMAALVAVTAVVLYPGLTRASP
- the SLMAP gene encoding sarcolemmal membrane-associated protein isoform X39; translated protein: MENQARVKESNDLSDTLSPSKEKSSDDTTDAQMDDQDLNEPIAKVALLKDELQGAQSETEAKQEIQQLHKELIEAQELARTSKQKCFELQALLEEERKAYRVQVEESNKQINALQAQLRRLQEEIENLRKEKENEISSTRNELVSAQNEILSLQQVAEKAASERDTDISTLQAELQTVRAELERWRKDASDYEKEIVDLQASFQLRCQQCEDQQKEEATRLKGELEKLKAEWLALEAECVKLRKENTLLTSELQRQEKELSSSQKQSLALTSDISVLEMSRKELENQMGSLREKHQRDAASLKTQLSEAESQAKDVQKEYERTQTVLSELKAKYEVAEQEKQSLTEELKQCKENLKLLQEKGNNRQWPWMPVMAALVAVTAVVLYPGLTRASP
- the SLMAP gene encoding sarcolemmal membrane-associated protein isoform X41, translated to MDDQDLNEPIAKVALLKDELQGAQSETEAKQEIQQLHKELIEAQELARTSKQKCFELQALLEEERKAYRVQVEESNKQINALQAQLRRLQEEIENLRKEKENEISSTRNELVSAQNEILSLQQVAEKAASERDTDISTLQAELQTVRAELERWRKDASDYEKEIVDLQASFQLRCQQCEDQQKEEATRLKGELEKLKAEWLALEAECVKLRKENTLLTSELQRQEKELSSSQKQSLALTSDISVLEMSRKELENQMGSLREKHQRDAASLKTQLSEAESQAKDVQKEYERTQTVLSELKAKYEVAEQEKQSLTEELKQCKENLKLLQEKGNNRQWPWMPVMAALVAVTAVVLYPGLTRASP
- the SLMAP gene encoding sarcolemmal membrane-associated protein isoform X40; the protein is MENQARVKESNDLSDTLSPSKEKSSDDTTDAQMDDQDLNEPIAKVALLKDELQGAQSETEAKQEIQQLHKELIEAQELARTSKQKCFELQALLEEERKAYRVQVEESNKQINALQAQLRRLQEEIENLRKEKENEISSTRNELVSAQNEILSLQQVAEKAASERDTDISTLQAELQTVRAELERWRKDASDYEKEIVDLQASFQLRCQQCEDQQKEEATRLKGELEKLKAEWLALEAECVKLRKENTLLTSELQRQEKELSSSQKQSLALTSDISVLEMSRKELENQMGSLREKHQRDAASLKTQLSEAESQAKDVQKEYERTQTVLSELKAKYEVAEQEKQSLTEELKQCKENLKLLQEKGNNPSILQPVPAVFIGLILAFLYWCYGPLW
- the SLMAP gene encoding sarcolemmal membrane-associated protein isoform X38; this translates as MPRYENQARVKESNDLSDTLSPSKEKSSDDTTDAQMDDQDLNEPIAKVALLKDELQGAQSETEAKQEIQQLHKELIEAQELARTSKQKCFELQALLEEERKAYRVQVEESNKQINALQAQLRRLQEEIENLRKEKENEISSTRNELVSAQNEILSLQQVAEKAASERDTDISTLQAELQTVRAELERWRKDASDYEKEIVDLQASFQLRCQQCEDQQKEEATRLKGELEKLKAEWLALEAECVKLRKENTLLTSELQRQEKELSSSQKQSLALTSDISVLEMSRKELENQMGSLREKHQRDAASLKTQLSEAESQAKDVQKEYERTQTVLSELKAKYEVAEQEKQSLTEELKQCKENLKLLQEKGNNRQWPWMPVMAALVAVTAVVLYPGLTRASP